Within Primulina tabacum isolate GXHZ01 chromosome 5, ASM2559414v2, whole genome shotgun sequence, the genomic segment ATCAATGTGATAAGTAATATCGCAGCCATTTTATAGGCAAGATTTCAATTCATTACCATAAACGACAGCAGCAAAAATGGTACAATTAAGAAGTCATGAAATTATACACTATGTTTTACGGTCAAGTTCAGGACTATCTGATCATCAATCACCAGTAATCAGCACAAGAACACGAACCATGTTTGAAATAGTGAAAGCGATTACGATCTCTGATAATGATTTCTCGGCCATATACTTTGGATGCAATCTTTATTGCCGAATGACAATCTGGACATGTTCTCAAATTCTTGAAAATGTAAAGAGGCATGCCAACTTTAGTGCTCATGAGACCAAAACAGACGGCCAATTTCTCACTATGGAACTGTAACACTCGCTCTTTTTCCTCCTGCTGATAGGTATAATCCATCCCAATGTCACTAGCAGAGAAGATCTGGGAATTAGTGTCCGGTACATAACCAGATAATCTCAATCTTTTGATCATCTCATCCAACTTCGAATATATCTCTTTGATTCGCGGATGAGCTTTGTCCCCTGCAGTGAAATGATGAACCTGGCCGTTGACATACATTGAACTAACTCCAGGAATTTTTCTGATTCCCCTGTCTCTAAGAACCCTTCGAAAAGAACCAGCTTTATCGAGCTTACCTGACAAAGCATACACATTCGACAGCAAGATATGATATTCAGTGTTGTGGGGATACAACTGAACTAGTTCTCGTAAAAGGCGTTCCCCCAGCACTTGCTTCCGGTGAACACCACATGCACCTAACAAAGACCCCAAAACAACCTCATTTGGGCTCATTGGCATTCCCCGTATCACAGCCTCTGCTTCTTCCAAATGTCCTGCTCGACCCAAAAGATCCACCATACAGGCATAATTTTCCATGGAAGGACTTATACCGTACACATGTTCAAGGCTGCAGAAAATTTTCCGTCCCTGATCGACTAAACCAGAGTGGCTGCAAGCACTCAGCACAGCTGTGACGGTTATGTCATCCGGTTTGACCTCTTCTAACATTTGATTAAACATATCCAAGACTGCTGCCCCTTTCCCATGCATGGCGAGCCCACTAAGCATAGCATTCCATGACACTAAAGTCCTCGAATGCATAGACCCAAAAACTCGTATTGCCATATTAATACGACCACATTTTGCATACATATCGAGTAAAGCTGTGCCCACCGAAACATCAATTACTGTACCGGCCATGGTTTTGAGAGCATGTGTATGTAGCCATTTACCCATCACAACATCCCCCGATTGTGTACAAGCCGACAACAACGAGCAAAGGGCGGCAAAATGTAACTTCAGTCCATAACTAAACAGCATTTCACTCAGAAGCCTAAAAGCTTCCTCACTGTAGCAATTTTCGACATATGCAGCAGTCATTATAGTCCATGCAATCTCATTTTTCTCAGGcatttgatcaaataaattcCTCCCTTCCTTCAAACCCATCCATTTCACCACACCGCCCAAAAGCACAGTCCAGGAAACAATACTTCTCTCCGTCATTTCATCAAACATCCTCCTAGCGTCACCTGCTAAATCACACTTAACATACATATCCATCGCAGCATTACAAGCTTTAACGCTAAAACCCAAACCCATCTTGTACCATACACACATGACCTTGAATCCCAAACACCCTGTTTCCAACCTTTGCGCAAGCGCAGAACACCGAAACCAACGTGATTTCATCGATCAAAATCATTTCCCTTCGCATGATGACGAACAAATTAAGAGCATCCAGGTGCGATCCCACAAGTGAATAACAGCTCATGAGCGTTGTCCAATCGATGGTGTCTTTATGAGTTAATGGAATATCGTCGAACAATTTTCGTGCTGACACCAAGTCGCCGCACGCCGCGTACATGTGGAGAACAACGTTGGGGAGGAACGTGATTGGGACAAAGAGGAGGCCGGTCGTTATAGCGGCGCCATGTATCTTTAGGCCCTCGTCGAGCCGTGAGTGTCGAGCGCATGACCGGAGAAGGACACGGTAGTAGCGAGCTACTGATGATATGGTTCCCGCGGCCGGCCATCTCATAAGGAATGAACTCGAGTCAACTAATGTGTTGCCAACTTCGATTAATATCAAATATCCAACCaaattgataagtttgattatCTTCTAAAGtatttttgataaatattttactaaTGTTACAATAACTGATTAATTTGATTTGGATATTTTTGTTTTCAGGTGAATTTGCTTTAAATTCTCAAACCAAACTTAATTTTGTATTCAAATTTCTCTATGAAAAAAGGTGTCAAATAATTGATATACAAAAGATATTTTTTAACTCTTTGGgctgacaaaaacttgtgtgagacgatttcacgggtcgtattttgtgagacgaatatcttatttggatcatacatgaaaaaatattactttttatactaagagtattactttttattgtgaatatcggtaggattgacccgtctcacagataaagattcgtgagatcgtctcacaagagacctactcctttTGACTCATATGTTTGTCAGGatgaaaataaatacaaaatatcGAAAATATgacaataatatataatataagattttgataataaaattgaaacttaattaatataaacaattgttactcatgtttaattactcaaaaatcatatattagtaaCATATTTATGACAGTTACTTTTCAAATACCATATATTAGTaccatatttataatattttatgttggTTTTCATCCAAAAAACAAATatgttattaataataataatcgatATACATGTTTGAATAATAGTATAATCTGAAAATATtcgaatataatatattaataccatattttaaaatttttgtgtgACCTTTCATGGAGAAAAAATACATGGACCCAAAGAATAAAAGAAACATTTTTTATGAATCAGATAATACTAagacatatatttttttttacagagACTAAAGAACTTGAATTTGGGAGTAGGAATCTAAAACAAATTTACTATTGTTTTTGgtcaaatttaacaaattaaatctGAACTAGACTTCTTTG encodes:
- the LOC142546704 gene encoding LOW QUALITY PROTEIN: pentatricopeptide repeat-containing protein At5g15340, mitochondrial (The sequence of the model RefSeq protein was modified relative to this genomic sequence to represent the inferred CDS: deleted 1 base in 1 codon), with the protein product MRWPAAGTISSVARYYRVLLRSCARHSRLDEGLKIHGAAITTGLLFVPITFLPNVVLHMYAACGDLVSARKLFDDIPLTHKDTIDWTTLMSCYSLVGSHLDALNLFVIMRREMILIDEITLVSVFCACAKVGNRVFGIQGHVCMVKMGLGFSVKACNAAMDMYVKCDLAGDARRMFDEMTERSIVSWTVLLGGVVKWMGLKEGRNLFDQMPEKNEIAWTIMTAAYVENCYSEEAFRLLSEMLFSYGLKLHFAALCSLLSACTQSGDVVMGKWLHTHALKTMAGTVIDVSVGTALLDMYAKCGRINMAIRVFGSMHSRTLVSWNAMLSGLAMHGKGAAVLDMFNQMLEEVKPDDITVTAVLSACSHSGLVDQGRKIFCSLEHVYGISPSMENYACMVDLLGRAGHLEEAEAVIRGMPMSPNEVVLGSLLGACGVHRKQVLGERLLRELVQLYPHNTEYHILLSNVYALSGKLDKAGSFRRVLRDRGIRKIPGVSSMYVNGQVHHFTAGDKAHPRIKEIYSKLDEMIKRLRLSGYVPDTNSQIFSASDIGMDYTYQQEEKERVLQFHSEKLAVCFGLMSTKVGMPLYIFKNLRTCPDCHSAIKIASKVYGREIIIRDRNRFHYFKHGSCSCADYW